A DNA window from Gemmatimonadaceae bacterium contains the following coding sequences:
- a CDS encoding aminotransferase class I/II-fold pyridoxal phosphate-dependent enzyme, with product MPVSRRSFVAALGAGATGLIAGPLVTWRGHEELFASQGQPDRKADRLLASRPGMIRIDSNENPNGPGRRALDAITARLHQSNRYPVKEEDDLVATIAKVHGVKPENVLLGCGSGELLRAAVYAFTSPSRALVAPEPTFEAPGAFAKFLNHPVVAPRVDSKLQLDLDAMADAARGAGLVYFCNPNNPTATVHGGDAVAGYVNRVAQTSPDTTILIDEAYHEYVADPSYRTAVPIALANPRVVVTRTFSKVFGMAGLRAGYAIGQPDTLKKMGAWLLGSNMNQLVLAAAEVSLTDTAHIHDEVRRNAEARAYTRKFFEGLGYTVPAAEANFMMVDVRRDSKAFKMECVKHNVAIGRPFPAVPSYARVSVGTMPEMKKAVAVFRAVLSNQVSH from the coding sequence ATGCCAGTCTCTCGCCGCTCCTTCGTCGCCGCGCTCGGCGCGGGTGCCACGGGCCTCATTGCCGGGCCTCTCGTCACATGGCGTGGGCACGAAGAACTCTTTGCGTCGCAGGGGCAGCCCGATCGCAAAGCCGATCGCCTACTCGCGTCGCGGCCCGGGATGATTCGGATCGACAGCAACGAGAATCCCAATGGTCCCGGCCGCCGTGCGCTCGACGCGATCACGGCGCGGTTGCATCAATCGAATCGGTATCCGGTCAAGGAAGAGGACGACCTCGTCGCGACGATCGCGAAGGTCCATGGCGTCAAACCCGAGAATGTTCTGCTCGGTTGCGGCTCCGGAGAATTGCTGCGCGCCGCGGTGTACGCGTTCACGTCGCCGTCGCGCGCGCTCGTTGCGCCCGAGCCGACCTTCGAGGCGCCGGGCGCCTTCGCCAAATTCCTGAATCATCCCGTCGTCGCGCCTCGCGTCGACTCGAAGCTCCAGCTCGATCTCGACGCGATGGCCGACGCGGCGCGTGGCGCGGGGCTCGTCTATTTCTGCAATCCGAACAATCCCACCGCGACCGTGCACGGCGGCGATGCGGTGGCGGGCTATGTGAATCGTGTCGCGCAGACGTCGCCCGATACGACTATCCTCATCGACGAGGCATACCACGAATACGTCGCGGATCCGTCGTATCGCACCGCGGTGCCGATCGCGCTCGCGAATCCGCGCGTGGTCGTTACACGAACGTTCTCAAAAGTGTTCGGCATGGCGGGACTACGCGCCGGCTACGCGATCGGGCAGCCCGACACACTCAAGAAGATGGGTGCGTGGCTGCTCGGGTCCAACATGAACCAACTCGTGCTCGCGGCCGCGGAGGTTTCGCTCACCGATACGGCGCACATTCACGACGAGGTTCGTCGCAACGCCGAGGCTCGCGCGTACACGCGAAAGTTCTTCGAGGGATTGGGCTACACGGTGCCGGCCGCGGAAGCGAACTTCATGATGGTGGATGTGCGCCGCGACTCGAAGGCGTTCAAGATGGAGTGCGTGAAGCACAATGTCGCGATTGGCCGCCCATTTCCCGCCGTGCCGAGCTACGCGCGTGTGTCGGTGGGCACGATGCCCGAGATGAAGAAAGCAGTCGCCGTATTTCGGGCCGTGTTGTCGAACCAGGTCTCGCACTGA
- a CDS encoding peptidyl-alpha-hydroxyglycine alpha-amidating lyase family protein yields MGHASAAGGRHGFVTLRRLGLVLLVAAASSASGQQSVPEIRFDATTDFLELPSTLQFGEVAGVTIDKRRHLFVFTRTGSRSTVHGGVASQLFEFGPSGDFIREIGQNLYGFAFAHTVRIDHDGNLWAVDEGTNMIMKFNSAGRVTMVLGRRAEAVEDPAPTAPGTVPRPGWGSFNRPTDVAWDNAGNVFVADGYNNSRVVKVDSNGRWVKTWGERGTGPGQFNILHSIASDSKGNIYVADRTNRRIQVFDADGTFERQFTIDVPFTKEPNVMLGGAPNGNSLSVSGAPWAICITPPPREVLYSADAVPGRIYKLSLDGKVLGVLGEAGKALKQFGWIHEIACPSENELYVAELLNWRVQKLTLHP; encoded by the coding sequence GTGGGCCACGCATCCGCGGCCGGTGGGCGCCACGGCTTCGTGACGTTGCGCCGGCTGGGCCTCGTTCTGCTGGTCGCGGCGGCGTCGTCCGCCTCCGGCCAGCAGTCCGTGCCCGAGATCCGATTCGACGCGACCACGGACTTTCTCGAGCTGCCTTCGACGCTGCAGTTCGGTGAAGTCGCCGGCGTGACGATCGACAAGCGACGGCATCTCTTCGTCTTCACGCGCACGGGATCGCGAAGCACCGTGCACGGCGGCGTCGCATCGCAGCTCTTCGAGTTCGGACCGAGCGGCGACTTCATTCGCGAAATCGGCCAGAATCTGTACGGCTTTGCGTTCGCGCACACCGTTCGCATCGACCACGACGGCAATCTGTGGGCGGTGGACGAAGGCACGAACATGATCATGAAGTTCAATTCCGCGGGGCGCGTGACGATGGTGCTCGGCCGCCGTGCCGAAGCCGTCGAAGACCCCGCGCCCACTGCCCCCGGCACAGTGCCGCGTCCGGGATGGGGTTCGTTCAACCGGCCGACCGACGTCGCGTGGGACAACGCCGGCAACGTGTTCGTCGCCGACGGATACAACAATTCGCGCGTGGTGAAGGTCGACTCCAACGGCCGCTGGGTGAAAACGTGGGGCGAGCGCGGGACGGGACCCGGCCAGTTCAACATTCTGCACTCGATCGCGAGCGACTCGAAGGGGAACATCTACGTGGCGGATCGCACGAACCGGCGCATCCAGGTATTCGATGCCGACGGCACCTTCGAGCGACAGTTCACCATCGACGTCCCATTCACGAAAGAGCCGAACGTGATGCTCGGCGGCGCGCCGAACGGGAATTCCCTGTCCGTATCGGGCGCGCCGTGGGCGATTTGTATTACACCGCCGCCGCGCGAGGTACTCTACAGCGCCGACGCCGTTCCCGGCCGTATCTACAAACTCTCATTGGACGGCAAGGTGCTCGGCGTGCTTGGCGAGGCGGGGAAGGCGCTCAAGCAATTCGGCTGGATTCACGAGATCGCGTGTCCGTCGGAGAATGAACTGTACGTCGCGGAGCTGCTCAACTGGCGCGTGCAGAAGCTGACCCTTCACCCGTAG
- a CDS encoding amidohydrolase family protein → MTAAFALAPIAASAQLGSYNPSPGPQGTFAIRGGTVVTVSGADIPNGTVVISGGKITAVGANVAVPANAQVIDAKGLYVYPGMIETGSSVGLSEIGQGAVATVDISEVGSFNPNAQAFYGIDPHSAHIGVARVVGITTVVSRPTGGIMSGEAALMNLAGDTPPKMAVVPRVALVIELPRSGFGGRGFARAAALQQGAPADANRVRAAQMDSLRKMLRDADAYGKAQAAYAKDKSLPRPAHDVVLDAMLPALNGQMPVIFPADRANDIRDAVNFAQEMHLKPIIMGGQDAPAVASFLKQHDVPVIVTAVMHLPSREDDPYDVNYTIPAKLAAAGVTFAISTGDRGSEIRTLPYNAGMAAAHGLSKADALRSVTLWPAQIFGVGDRLGSIDVGKMANIVVTTGDMLEARTDTKYLFIDGRAVPLESKHTQMNALFKDRP, encoded by the coding sequence ATGACCGCCGCGTTTGCGCTCGCGCCAATCGCCGCCTCCGCCCAGCTCGGCTCCTACAATCCATCACCTGGCCCGCAGGGGACGTTCGCCATTCGCGGCGGCACCGTGGTCACGGTGAGCGGCGCGGACATCCCGAACGGAACTGTCGTGATCAGCGGCGGAAAGATCACCGCGGTCGGCGCGAACGTCGCGGTGCCGGCAAACGCGCAGGTGATCGACGCCAAGGGCTTGTACGTCTATCCGGGCATGATCGAGACGGGATCGAGCGTCGGCTTGTCGGAGATCGGCCAGGGCGCCGTCGCGACGGTCGACATCTCGGAGGTCGGATCGTTCAATCCGAATGCGCAGGCATTCTACGGTATCGATCCGCACAGCGCGCACATCGGCGTGGCGCGCGTCGTCGGCATCACGACGGTGGTGTCACGGCCGACAGGCGGCATCATGTCGGGCGAGGCGGCGCTGATGAATCTCGCCGGCGACACGCCACCGAAGATGGCGGTGGTGCCGCGCGTCGCGCTGGTGATCGAGCTGCCACGCTCGGGGTTTGGCGGCCGCGGGTTCGCGCGCGCCGCGGCGTTGCAGCAGGGCGCGCCGGCGGATGCGAATCGCGTGCGCGCCGCGCAGATGGATTCACTGCGCAAGATGCTTCGCGACGCCGACGCGTACGGAAAGGCGCAGGCCGCGTACGCGAAGGACAAGTCGCTGCCGCGTCCGGCGCATGACGTCGTGCTCGACGCGATGCTGCCCGCGCTCAATGGACAGATGCCTGTGATCTTTCCCGCCGATCGCGCGAATGACATTCGCGACGCGGTCAACTTCGCGCAGGAAATGCATCTCAAGCCGATCATCATGGGCGGCCAGGATGCGCCGGCGGTTGCGTCATTCCTTAAACAACATGACGTGCCGGTCATCGTCACCGCGGTCATGCACCTGCCGTCGCGCGAAGACGATCCGTACGACGTGAACTACACCATTCCCGCCAAGCTCGCCGCGGCGGGCGTGACGTTCGCGATCTCGACGGGCGACCGCGGCTCGGAAATTCGTACGCTGCCCTACAACGCCGGCATGGCCGCGGCGCACGGGTTGTCGAAGGCCGACGCGCTCAGGTCGGTGACGTTGTGGCCGGCGCAGATCTTCGGCGTCGGCGATCGTCTCGGATCGATCGACGTCGGCAAGATGGCGAACATCGTCGTGACGACGGGCGACATGCTCGAGGCGAGAACGGACACGAAGTATTTGTTCATCGACGGACGCGCCGTGCCGCTCGAATCGAAGCACACGCAGATGAACGCGTTGTTCAAGGACAGACCCTAG
- a CDS encoding amidohydrolase, with translation MAALAAAAAAAQQPVPSKAGPTLIKNATVLTVTKGKLENTDLLLQNGKIAAIGKNLSAPAGAQVIDASGKYVMPGIIDPHSHTMIDAVNEGSLSVTSMVRIRDVLNPTDINIYRQLAGGVTTINVLHGSANTIGGQNAVVKLKYGRDVDEMLFPGAMPGIKFALGENVTQKNSQTAAQATGRPLRYPSTRMGQEEVLRDAFTRARDYKATWDDYNAKVKAGDKTSVAPERDLELEPLVEVLEGKRYVHAHSYRADEMLMLLNVAKEFGFTVKTLQHGLEGYKIASEIAQAGTGLSTFADEWSYKVEAYDAIPYNVAILMRHGVVATVNSDSDERARRLNIDAAKMIRYGGLTEDEALKTITYNGAVQLGVQDKVGSIEVGKDADVVIWNGDPLSVYSTAETTFIDGEIFFDIKRDQQMRQQAAQERAALEAQDRGRRAIVP, from the coding sequence ATGGCAGCGCTCGCGGCGGCGGCCGCCGCCGCCCAGCAGCCGGTCCCGAGCAAGGCGGGACCGACTCTCATCAAGAATGCCACGGTCCTTACCGTCACGAAGGGGAAGCTCGAGAACACCGACCTGCTGCTTCAGAACGGCAAGATCGCGGCGATCGGCAAGAATCTCTCGGCGCCCGCGGGCGCGCAGGTCATCGACGCGAGCGGCAAGTACGTGATGCCCGGGATCATCGATCCGCACTCGCACACCATGATCGACGCGGTGAACGAAGGGTCGTTGTCGGTCACGTCGATGGTGCGCATTCGCGACGTGCTGAATCCGACGGACATCAACATCTATCGACAACTCGCCGGCGGCGTCACGACGATCAACGTGCTGCACGGCTCGGCGAATACGATCGGCGGCCAGAACGCCGTCGTGAAGCTCAAGTACGGCCGCGACGTGGACGAGATGCTGTTCCCGGGCGCCATGCCGGGCATCAAGTTCGCGCTCGGCGAGAACGTCACGCAGAAGAACTCGCAGACCGCGGCGCAGGCGACGGGTCGTCCGCTGCGCTATCCGTCGACGCGCATGGGGCAGGAAGAGGTGCTGCGCGATGCGTTCACACGCGCGCGCGACTACAAGGCGACGTGGGACGACTACAACGCGAAGGTGAAGGCGGGCGACAAGACGTCCGTCGCGCCGGAGCGCGATCTCGAGCTCGAGCCGCTCGTCGAAGTGCTCGAGGGCAAGCGGTACGTCCACGCGCACTCCTACCGCGCGGATGAAATGCTCATGCTTCTCAACGTGGCCAAGGAGTTCGGCTTCACGGTGAAGACGCTGCAGCACGGTCTCGAGGGCTACAAGATCGCGTCGGAAATCGCGCAGGCCGGCACGGGACTGTCGACGTTCGCCGACGAGTGGTCGTACAAGGTCGAGGCGTACGACGCGATTCCGTACAACGTCGCGATTCTGATGCGTCACGGCGTCGTGGCCACGGTGAACTCCGATTCCGACGAACGCGCGCGCCGGTTGAACATCGACGCCGCGAAGATGATTCGGTACGGCGGCCTGACCGAGGATGAAGCGCTCAAGACGATCACGTACAACGGCGCGGTGCAGCTCGGCGTGCAGGACAAGGTCGGTTCGATCGAGGTGGGCAAGGATGCGGACGTGGTGATCTGGAACGGCGATCCGCTCAGCGTGTACTCGACCGCCGAAACGACGTTCATCGACGGCGAGATTTTCTTCGACATCAAGCGCGACCAGCAGATGCGCCAGCAGGCGGCGCAAGAGCGCGCCGCGCTCGAGGCGCAGGACCGCGGCCGGAGGGCGATCGTACCATGA